One Vicugna pacos chromosome X, VicPac4, whole genome shotgun sequence DNA window includes the following coding sequences:
- the YY2 gene encoding transcription factor YY2 has translation MASNDTFNITTENSEMSTNIVELRQIHMETIPVETIPVETIPVDSIPVETMALESIEGCEDISGSWFHGGHHQLPLIALQPLVISSPNPGDHDQEMIMVQTQEEVVGYFQSDNLQAGNVENQRLVPVNDDAFQQTLASLAASASSSAHSHSRTRSSQGKKPSGKKSCAGGKAEAASSSKVVTKKWEQKQVPIKTLEGEFSVIMWSANNNTDLETGQTEEHPAPNFSENMTEKKLPPEGIRGVDFSDPKQLAEFTRMKPQNTKDETPRTIACPQKGCMKMFRNKSALRKHLHTHGPRVHVCTECGKAFVEGSKLKRHQLVHTGEKPFQCTFEGCGKRFSLDFNLRTHVRIHTGEKPFVCPFNYCNRKFAQSTNLKSHILTHVKNKKSQ, from the coding sequence ATGGCCTCAAACGACACTTTCAACATCACCACAGAAAACTCGGAGATGTCTACAAATATTGTGGAGCTGCGCCAGATCCATATGGAGACCATCCCTGTGGAGACCATCCCTGTGGAGACCATCCCTGTGGATTCCATCCCTGTGGAGACCATGGCGTTGGAATCGATCGAGGGGTGTGAGGATATCAGCGGCAGTTGGTTCCACGGCGGTCACCACCAGCTGCCTCTGATTGCGCTGCAGCCTCTCGTTATCAGCAGCCCAAACCCAGGGGACCACGACCAGGAAATGATCATGGTACAAAcgcaggaggaggtggtgggctACTTCCAGTCCGATAACCTGCAGGCCGGCAATGTGGAGAACCAGAGACTCGTCCCGGTCAACGATGACGCCTTCCAGCAGACCTTGGCTTCCCTGGCAGCCTCTGCATCGTCCTCGGCCCACAGCCACAGCCGGACACGCAGCAGCCAAGGCAAGAAGCCCAGCGGTAAAAAGAGTTGCGCCGGCGGCAAGGCCGAAGCGGCAAGCAGCTCCAAGGTAGTCACCAAGAAGTGGGAGCAGAAGCAGGTGCCGATCAAAACCCTGGAGGGCGAGTTCTCTGTCATCATGTGGTCTGCCAACAATAACACAGACCTTGAGACTGGACAGACTGAGGAGCACCCGGCTCCCAATTTTTCAGAGAACATGACCGAGAAGAAACTTCCTCCTGAAGGAATCCGTGGCGTCGACTTCTCAGATCCCAAACAACTGGCAGAATTTACTCGAATGAAGCCCCAAAATACCAAAGACGAGACTCCGAGAACAATAGCTTGCCCCCAGAAAGGCTGCATGAAGATGTTCAGGAATAAGTCTGCTTTGAGAAAACATCTGCACACCCATGGTCCCAGAGTCCACGTATGCACAGAGTGTGGCAAAGCTTTTGTTGAGGGCTCGAAACTAAAACGACATCAACTGGTGCATACTGGAGAGAAGCCTTTTCAGTGCACCTTCGAAGGCTGCGGAAAACGCTTTTCCCTGGATTTCAATTTGCGTACACACGTGCGAATCCATACGGGAGAGAAGCCCTTCGTGTGCCCCTTCAATTATTGCAATAGGAAGTTTGCTCAGTCAACCAACCTGAAGTCTCATATCTTAACACACGTTAAGAATAAGAAGAGCCAGTGA